One window of the Anaeromyxobacter dehalogenans 2CP-C genome contains the following:
- a CDS encoding type I polyketide synthase, which translates to MTLSATLSDVTTSEQRGTPRVPIALIGVGCVLPGAGSVEAFWDAMQSGRDAFEPLAGGAWEWERLGLGRLPAAAQVTGFRPDWRAFRMPPADADAMNPAQLQVLEAGRQALAAVKALPRERTGVWLGATGLGWRPDTGLRVRLDALAAAVREGAGEAGVPAAAAEAALASARASLEARLRPASEEPVVNSAASIAAGRVGMLLDLRGPHAAVDAGFASGLAALDVAARALRDGTVDCALFGAASELLSPAELVALSRMGVLSAHRPRPFDAAADGTLPGEGAVMFAAKRLDDALRDGDRVLAVVLGVAGACDGAAASPLAPHPDGLALAIRRAHEEGAVDPASVGFVECHATGTPRGDATELAALAQGYRGVPGPVAIGSAKAHVGHLRGASAAVGMLRTVLALEHGVVPPQAGFSRPHPDLRLEETAFEVPRAPAPLRPRAGCDAARAAVSAVSLGGLAYHAVLAAPSPASASAPASVAAWRAPAEAVPLAVIGLGATLPGAEDVPAFWRALQDGRSSIREVPASRWDASTYCHPDAARLERSYTRLGGFTDAPAQADARWRIPPAARAAVDPAHLLALRVAEEAVADAGLERGAWDRGRTGVFLGFMACQGRKLLAEVRFHLARLAAEVEAAAPAAGLAGPQARALLEAARARLERELPPLSEDALPGWLGSVMAARIARRFDLRGPQLTVESACASTLAALQAAVQALRDGTCDTALVGGVWADMQPEFYVGCCRFNALSATGSTPFDARADGFVPGEGAGILVLRRLADAERDGQRVHALVRAVGASSDGKGKSVFAPSLEGEALAMRRALEAGGIDPALVDYVECHGTGTALGDRTEVEACVRAYGRGRARPLRIGSVKSNIGHLLGAAGAPALLKAVLAVREGLLPPSLEVERPNPAIDFGAGPVEVVTRAERWTGPDGAPRRAGVSGFGLGGTNVHALVEEYRPGAPARVAPVAPRAPSVKSPIPAVAASPFAARPLAIAAAGAEDAAGCAEALERLAGALRDAGPEDYLEALRASRRAASGAPFRAAVVAADPAALAARAAHLTRAVRGGLDLGLLRAQGVHAADARAPAQVAVTFPGQGPQYPNMLRDALAAFPSLGGTLDAADRAYQALCGRPLRPSFFTDRPDAYAQSDEDIHCAVFVVNVALHRLLAGHGLAPRALMGQSAGELAALVAAGAMSLEDGLAVVRERTLSVLALTGDDPGKMVALTCGAERAARLTAGLPGYAALAADNGPGACIVSCDRRAMPELLRRASDEGVEAAVLAVSHGYHSQLIAAAQPRYLRLLRTIPFRAPEVEIVSTVTGRSLAGVPPERFAEHLASQFVEPVRLRPAVEALHARGVRVFVECGPKWPLTTFVGQILGDRPHVAHATLHPKVGEVEQLQRALACLFVHGAAVLEEDPAMSTPSRSTPEIRPVPQGPGAAPSAEAMPAYAVALLRGIRDLIDGLLAGAAPEHPALAAPAIALAASASAAAPAPEVPPTPVAAAAAAPAPVVAPVAALAPALAPVAAAPAPTPAGAEDVRRALVAEYARRTGYPEEMLDPELDLEAELGIDTVKQVAVLAAVRERLGVPPDPAFKLRDANTIAKATAWLAGRVQAGRGGVAPAVATAAPAAPAPKAAPATAAAHALPLPPPPPNALGRGTPPRLSLEAAREQVRAAIVEELVKRTGYPEEMLDADLDLEAELGIDTVKQVAVLAAARERFGLPPDPGFKLRDANTIRKAADALARRLAPSDPDGPGGGPRPPGGGAPRPIPTPHAAPVAAAPVVNDARGPAVAASRRLLEALLGAAGDGVREVAHLELRASDEEAPAREPLVDVAHAADGALKLRAILGESEAEATVRVGAPGPAAAAPAEILRAIAPERRDRAASGPELRDALAPVLGAADGVLAWARSDGFMVAAGGADAGDGDDVERLAAALAAAGELASFAWLGVTGVPHAVCSVEQVRVHAPPAPGASFELHVKMVAPEGGLWRADVTVVAGEALVAELRGVCGRPVATAAAAGPIGEAAERAWRRYSRRVGDGRASEGVA; encoded by the coding sequence GTGACGTTGTCCGCCACCCTCTCCGACGTGACCACTTCGGAGCAGCGGGGAACACCCAGGGTCCCGATCGCCCTCATCGGCGTCGGATGTGTGCTTCCGGGCGCAGGCAGCGTCGAGGCGTTCTGGGACGCCATGCAGTCGGGCCGCGACGCGTTCGAGCCGCTCGCGGGCGGGGCGTGGGAGTGGGAGCGGCTCGGGCTCGGCCGGCTCCCGGCCGCGGCGCAGGTGACGGGGTTCCGCCCCGACTGGCGCGCCTTCCGGATGCCGCCGGCGGACGCGGACGCGATGAACCCCGCGCAGCTCCAGGTCCTGGAGGCCGGGCGCCAGGCGCTGGCCGCCGTGAAGGCGCTGCCGCGCGAGCGCACCGGCGTGTGGCTCGGCGCGACCGGCCTCGGCTGGCGGCCGGACACCGGGCTCCGCGTCCGGCTCGACGCGCTCGCCGCGGCGGTGCGCGAGGGCGCCGGCGAGGCGGGCGTGCCCGCGGCCGCGGCCGAGGCGGCGCTCGCGTCGGCGCGCGCCTCGCTGGAGGCGCGCCTGCGGCCGGCCAGCGAGGAGCCGGTGGTGAACTCGGCGGCCAGCATCGCGGCCGGGCGCGTGGGCATGCTGCTCGACCTGCGCGGCCCGCACGCGGCGGTGGACGCCGGCTTCGCCTCCGGGCTCGCCGCGCTGGACGTGGCGGCGCGCGCGCTCCGGGACGGGACGGTGGACTGCGCGCTGTTCGGCGCCGCGAGCGAGCTGCTCTCGCCGGCCGAGCTGGTGGCGCTCTCGCGCATGGGCGTGCTGTCGGCCCACCGGCCGCGCCCGTTCGACGCCGCCGCCGACGGGACGCTGCCGGGCGAGGGCGCGGTGATGTTCGCCGCGAAGCGGCTCGACGACGCGCTCCGCGACGGCGATCGCGTCCTGGCCGTGGTGCTCGGCGTGGCCGGCGCCTGCGACGGCGCCGCCGCGTCGCCGCTCGCGCCGCACCCGGACGGCCTCGCGCTCGCCATCCGCCGGGCGCACGAGGAGGGCGCGGTCGATCCCGCCTCCGTCGGCTTCGTGGAGTGCCACGCCACCGGCACCCCGCGCGGCGACGCCACCGAGCTCGCCGCGCTGGCGCAGGGGTACCGCGGCGTCCCCGGCCCGGTGGCCATCGGCTCGGCCAAGGCGCACGTGGGCCACCTGCGCGGCGCGAGCGCCGCGGTGGGCATGCTGCGCACGGTGCTGGCGCTCGAGCACGGCGTGGTCCCGCCGCAGGCCGGGTTCTCCCGCCCGCACCCGGACCTCCGCCTCGAGGAGACCGCGTTCGAGGTGCCGCGCGCGCCCGCGCCGCTCCGCCCGCGCGCGGGCTGCGACGCCGCGCGCGCCGCGGTGAGCGCGGTGTCGCTCGGCGGGCTCGCCTACCACGCGGTGCTCGCCGCCCCGTCGCCCGCGTCGGCCTCCGCCCCCGCCTCCGTCGCGGCGTGGCGCGCGCCGGCCGAGGCCGTGCCGCTGGCGGTGATCGGCCTGGGCGCGACGCTCCCCGGCGCCGAGGACGTCCCGGCGTTCTGGCGCGCGCTGCAGGACGGCCGGTCGTCGATCCGCGAGGTCCCCGCCAGCCGCTGGGACGCATCGACCTACTGCCACCCGGACGCCGCGCGGCTCGAGCGCAGCTACACGCGGCTCGGCGGCTTCACCGACGCGCCCGCGCAGGCGGACGCGCGCTGGCGCATCCCGCCCGCCGCCCGCGCGGCGGTGGACCCCGCGCACCTGCTCGCGCTGCGCGTGGCCGAGGAGGCCGTCGCGGACGCGGGCCTGGAGCGCGGGGCCTGGGATCGCGGCCGCACCGGCGTGTTCCTCGGGTTCATGGCGTGCCAGGGGCGCAAGCTCCTCGCCGAGGTGCGCTTCCACCTGGCCCGCCTCGCCGCCGAGGTGGAGGCCGCGGCGCCGGCCGCCGGGCTCGCCGGCCCGCAGGCGCGCGCGCTCCTCGAGGCCGCCCGCGCGCGGCTGGAGCGCGAGCTGCCCCCGCTCTCGGAGGACGCGCTGCCCGGCTGGCTGGGCAGCGTCATGGCCGCGCGGATCGCGCGCCGCTTCGACCTGCGCGGCCCGCAGCTCACCGTCGAGTCGGCCTGCGCCTCGACGCTCGCCGCGCTGCAGGCGGCGGTGCAGGCGCTCCGCGACGGCACCTGCGACACGGCGCTGGTGGGCGGCGTGTGGGCCGACATGCAGCCCGAGTTCTACGTGGGGTGCTGCCGCTTCAACGCGCTCTCCGCCACCGGGAGCACGCCGTTCGACGCGCGCGCCGACGGGTTCGTGCCGGGCGAGGGCGCCGGGATCCTGGTGCTCCGCCGGCTCGCCGACGCCGAGCGCGACGGGCAGCGCGTCCACGCGCTGGTGCGCGCCGTGGGCGCCTCCAGCGACGGCAAGGGCAAGTCGGTGTTCGCGCCGTCGCTCGAGGGCGAGGCGCTCGCGATGCGGCGCGCGCTGGAGGCGGGCGGGATCGACCCCGCGCTCGTCGATTACGTGGAGTGCCACGGCACCGGCACCGCGCTCGGCGACCGGACCGAGGTCGAGGCGTGCGTGCGCGCGTACGGGCGCGGCCGGGCCCGGCCGCTCCGCATCGGCTCGGTGAAGTCCAACATCGGCCACCTGCTCGGCGCGGCCGGCGCCCCGGCGCTGCTGAAGGCGGTGCTCGCGGTCCGCGAGGGCCTGCTGCCGCCGTCGCTCGAGGTCGAGCGGCCCAACCCGGCCATCGACTTCGGCGCGGGCCCGGTCGAGGTCGTCACGCGCGCCGAGCGCTGGACCGGGCCGGACGGCGCGCCCCGGCGGGCCGGCGTCTCCGGCTTCGGCCTGGGCGGCACGAACGTGCACGCGCTCGTGGAGGAGTACCGCCCGGGCGCGCCGGCCCGCGTCGCCCCGGTCGCGCCGCGTGCTCCTTCCGTGAAGTCCCCGATCCCAGCGGTCGCCGCGTCACCGTTCGCGGCGCGGCCGCTCGCCATCGCCGCCGCCGGCGCCGAGGACGCGGCCGGCTGCGCCGAGGCGCTGGAGCGGCTCGCGGGCGCGCTCCGCGACGCGGGCCCCGAGGACTACCTCGAGGCGCTCCGGGCCTCGCGGCGGGCGGCCTCGGGCGCGCCGTTCCGGGCCGCGGTGGTGGCGGCCGACCCGGCCGCGCTCGCCGCGCGCGCGGCGCACCTCACCCGCGCGGTGCGCGGCGGCCTCGACCTCGGGCTGCTCCGCGCCCAGGGCGTGCACGCGGCCGACGCGCGCGCGCCGGCGCAGGTGGCGGTCACGTTCCCGGGCCAGGGGCCGCAGTACCCGAACATGCTGCGCGACGCGCTCGCCGCGTTCCCGTCGCTGGGCGGCACGCTCGACGCCGCCGACCGCGCCTACCAGGCGCTGTGCGGGCGGCCGCTGCGGCCCTCGTTCTTCACCGACCGGCCCGACGCGTACGCGCAGAGCGACGAGGACATCCACTGCGCGGTGTTCGTCGTGAACGTGGCGCTGCACCGGCTGCTCGCGGGTCACGGCCTCGCGCCGCGGGCGCTCATGGGCCAGAGCGCGGGCGAGCTCGCGGCGCTGGTGGCGGCCGGGGCCATGTCGCTCGAGGACGGGCTCGCGGTGGTCCGCGAGCGCACGCTGTCGGTGCTGGCGCTCACCGGCGACGACCCGGGCAAGATGGTCGCGCTCACCTGCGGCGCCGAGCGCGCCGCGCGGCTCACGGCCGGGCTCCCCGGCTACGCCGCGCTCGCCGCCGACAACGGGCCGGGGGCCTGCATCGTCTCCTGCGATCGCCGCGCCATGCCGGAGCTGCTCCGGCGGGCGTCCGACGAGGGCGTCGAGGCCGCCGTGCTGGCGGTCTCGCACGGCTACCACTCGCAGCTCATCGCCGCGGCGCAGCCGCGCTACCTGCGCCTGCTCCGCACCATCCCGTTCCGCGCGCCGGAGGTGGAGATCGTCTCCACCGTCACCGGGCGGAGCCTCGCCGGCGTCCCGCCGGAGCGCTTCGCCGAGCACCTCGCCAGCCAGTTCGTCGAGCCGGTGCGGCTCCGGCCGGCGGTCGAGGCGCTCCACGCGCGCGGCGTGCGCGTGTTCGTGGAGTGCGGGCCCAAGTGGCCGCTCACCACGTTCGTCGGGCAGATCCTCGGCGATCGCCCGCACGTCGCGCACGCCACGCTTCACCCAAAGGTCGGCGAGGTCGAGCAGCTCCAGCGCGCGCTCGCCTGCCTGTTCGTCCACGGCGCTGCAGTCCTGGAGGAGGACCCCGCGATGAGCACCCCGTCCCGCAGCACCCCCGAGATCCGGCCCGTGCCGCAGGGCCCGGGCGCGGCTCCGTCCGCGGAGGCGATGCCGGCCTACGCGGTGGCGCTGCTGCGCGGGATCCGCGACCTCATCGACGGCCTGCTCGCCGGGGCCGCGCCGGAGCACCCGGCGCTCGCGGCGCCGGCGATCGCGCTCGCCGCGTCCGCGTCGGCCGCCGCGCCGGCCCCCGAGGTGCCGCCCACCCCGGTGGCGGCGGCCGCAGCCGCTCCCGCGCCGGTCGTCGCGCCCGTGGCTGCGCTCGCGCCCGCGCTCGCGCCGGTGGCCGCCGCGCCCGCCCCGACCCCCGCCGGCGCGGAAGACGTCCGGCGCGCGCTCGTCGCCGAGTACGCGCGCCGCACCGGCTACCCGGAGGAGATGCTCGACCCCGAGCTGGACCTCGAGGCCGAGCTCGGCATCGACACGGTGAAGCAGGTCGCGGTGCTGGCCGCGGTGCGCGAGCGCCTCGGCGTCCCGCCGGATCCGGCGTTCAAGCTCCGCGACGCGAACACCATCGCGAAGGCGACCGCGTGGCTCGCCGGCCGCGTGCAGGCCGGGCGCGGCGGCGTCGCGCCCGCCGTGGCGACCGCCGCCCCCGCGGCGCCGGCCCCGAAGGCGGCCCCGGCGACCGCGGCCGCGCACGCGCTGCCGCTCCCGCCGCCGCCCCCGAACGCGCTCGGCCGCGGCACCCCGCCGCGCCTGTCGCTCGAGGCCGCCCGCGAGCAGGTGCGCGCGGCGATCGTGGAGGAGCTGGTGAAGCGGACCGGCTACCCGGAGGAGATGCTCGACGCCGACCTCGACCTCGAGGCCGAGCTCGGCATCGACACCGTGAAGCAGGTGGCGGTGCTCGCCGCCGCGCGCGAGCGCTTCGGCTTGCCGCCCGACCCCGGGTTCAAGCTCCGCGACGCGAACACCATCCGCAAGGCGGCCGACGCGCTCGCCCGCCGGCTCGCGCCCTCGGATCCGGACGGCCCCGGCGGCGGCCCCCGCCCGCCCGGCGGCGGCGCCCCCCGCCCCATCCCCACGCCGCACGCCGCGCCCGTTGCCGCTGCACCGGTGGTGAACGACGCGCGCGGGCCGGCGGTGGCCGCCTCGCGCCGCCTGCTGGAGGCGCTGCTCGGCGCGGCGGGCGACGGCGTCCGCGAGGTCGCGCACCTCGAGCTGCGCGCCTCGGACGAGGAGGCCCCCGCGCGCGAGCCGCTGGTGGACGTGGCGCACGCCGCCGACGGCGCGCTGAAGCTGCGCGCCATCCTGGGCGAGAGCGAGGCCGAGGCCACGGTGCGCGTGGGCGCGCCCGGGCCGGCCGCCGCGGCGCCGGCCGAGATCCTGCGCGCCATCGCGCCGGAGCGGCGCGACCGGGCGGCGAGCGGGCCGGAGCTGCGCGACGCGCTCGCCCCGGTGCTCGGCGCGGCCGACGGCGTGCTCGCCTGGGCGCGCTCGGACGGCTTCATGGTGGCGGCCGGCGGGGCGGACGCCGGGGACGGCGACGACGTCGAGCGGCTGGCGGCGGCGCTCGCCGCGGCGGGCGAGCTCGCCTCGTTCGCCTGGCTCGGCGTGACCGGGGTGCCGCACGCGGTCTGCTCGGTGGAGCAGGTGCGCGTGCACGCGCCGCCGGCGCCGGGCGCGTCCTTCGAGCTCCACGTGAAGATGGTGGCGCCGGAGGGCGGCCTCTGGCGCGCCGACGTGACCGTGGTGGCGGGCGAGGCGCTCGTGGCCGAGCTGCGCGGCGTGTGCGGCCGGCCCGTCGCGACCGCCGCGGCCGCCGGGCCCATCGGCGAGGCCGCCGAGCGCGCCTGGCGGCGGTACAGCCGGCGCGTCGGCGACGGCCGCGCCAGCGAGGGCGTGGCGTGA
- a CDS encoding VOC family protein codes for MSTAINWFELPAADFDRARCFYEAVLGTELRVDTSGRMPMAFFPYAAGKGTGGAIVKSEHARPGVDGAIVYLDTRGSIERCLRRVEAAGGKVVVPVTDIGPNGRFAILVDSEGNRVGLHEPRAATSAGSEAA; via the coding sequence ATGAGCACCGCGATCAACTGGTTCGAGCTGCCCGCCGCCGACTTCGACCGCGCGCGCTGCTTCTACGAGGCCGTGCTGGGGACGGAGCTGAGGGTGGACACCAGCGGCCGGATGCCGATGGCGTTCTTCCCGTACGCCGCGGGGAAGGGCACCGGCGGCGCCATCGTGAAGAGCGAGCACGCCCGCCCCGGCGTGGACGGCGCGATCGTGTACCTCGACACGCGCGGCTCCATCGAGCGTTGCCTTCGCCGGGTCGAGGCCGCGGGCGGGAAGGTGGTCGTGCCGGTCACCGACATCGGCCCGAACGGCCGCTTCGCGATCCTCGTTGACAGCGAGGGGAACCGCGTCGGCCTGCACGAGCCCAGGGCAGCGACGTCCGCCGGGTCCGAGGCCGCGTGA
- a CDS encoding helix-turn-helix transcriptional regulator has translation MDRQARLFAIAEYLRGRRTGVTAAQIAERFGVTLRTVYRDLDALRSADLPLHAEQGRGGGYALDRHYALPPINLSAREAAVLVALGAYAARMRLLPFAETLEAALDKVRGALSASAQRELLKVLDGLQFVGVPAMPAAAAVRRAVEEAWFGGTALRVRYRRSDESTSERTVKVAGVIMERHATLVHCVDVDTGEARHYRLDRIDVATPVAAAPAGPGGGRG, from the coding sequence ATGGACCGCCAGGCCCGCCTGTTCGCCATCGCCGAGTACCTGCGCGGCCGCCGCACCGGCGTCACCGCCGCGCAGATCGCGGAGCGCTTCGGCGTGACGCTCCGCACCGTCTACCGGGACCTCGACGCGCTCCGCTCGGCCGACCTGCCGCTCCACGCCGAGCAGGGCCGCGGCGGCGGCTACGCGCTCGACCGGCACTACGCGCTGCCGCCCATCAACCTGAGCGCGCGCGAGGCGGCGGTGCTCGTCGCGCTCGGCGCCTACGCGGCGCGCATGCGCCTGCTCCCCTTCGCCGAGACGCTGGAGGCGGCGCTCGACAAGGTGCGCGGCGCGCTGTCCGCCTCCGCGCAGCGCGAGCTCCTGAAGGTGCTCGACGGGCTGCAGTTCGTGGGCGTGCCCGCCATGCCGGCCGCGGCGGCGGTGCGGCGCGCGGTGGAGGAGGCGTGGTTCGGCGGGACCGCGCTGCGGGTGCGGTACCGCCGGTCCGACGAGAGCACCAGCGAGCGCACCGTGAAGGTGGCCGGCGTGATCATGGAGCGGCACGCCACGCTGGTGCACTGCGTGGACGTGGACACCGGCGAGGCCCGCCACTACCGGCTCGACCGCATCGACGTGGCGACGCCGGTCGCGGCCGCGCCCGCAGGTCCCGGCGGCGGCCGGGGTTGA
- a CDS encoding phosphate-starvation-inducible PsiE family protein, whose translation MNKRAREWVSVGITWVQDVIYVALGILLTLACAVLLLHGGVNLVGALGRDLDLQVIVQLLDRILLAMMIVELLYTVKVSFRDHLLVPEPFLLVALIAAIRRILVITAEFGAQAPSGDEQFRHVMSELGLLTVLILVLVGSVVILRRRDSAEAPR comes from the coding sequence GTGAACAAGCGCGCGCGGGAATGGGTCTCGGTCGGGATCACCTGGGTCCAGGACGTCATCTACGTCGCGCTCGGGATCCTGCTGACGCTGGCGTGCGCGGTGCTGCTCCTGCACGGCGGCGTCAACCTGGTCGGCGCGCTGGGCCGCGATCTCGACCTGCAGGTGATCGTGCAGCTCCTCGACCGGATCCTGCTCGCGATGATGATCGTCGAGCTGCTCTACACGGTGAAGGTGTCGTTCCGCGACCACCTGCTCGTGCCCGAGCCGTTCCTGCTGGTCGCGCTCATCGCCGCCATCCGGCGCATCCTCGTCATCACCGCGGAGTTCGGCGCGCAGGCGCCCAGCGGCGACGAGCAGTTCCGGCACGTCATGAGCGAGCTGGGCCTGCTCACGGTGCTGATCCTGGTGCTGGTCGGCTCGGTGGTCATCCTCCGCCGCCGCGACTCGGCCGAGGCGCCGCGCTGA